Below is a genomic region from Populus trichocarpa isolate Nisqually-1 chromosome 15, P.trichocarpa_v4.1, whole genome shotgun sequence.
AAGCAATTGAAGCATTCAACATGTTATCTCCAAGTTACCGTTCgcagaaaattaaagaaatgggGCTTACTGAAGATGAGTGGTATATGAAGCAATTTGAGATAAAAGGGGAGATACCGGATAAGTTGGAGACCGAATGGGCTAGTCCATTGGTTGTTCGACAGGTGGCACCGAGGGACTGGCCGCCAAGAGGGTGGGAAGTGGATCGCAAGGAATTGGAGTTCATTAGGGAAGGGCATAAATTGCAAGGAGTTAGAGTGAATTTGGAGGATTTGGAAAATGGGGTCGGTGTTGATAAGGAGAATATGTGTTTGGAGAGGTATAAGGTGTTCTTGAAGCAATATGAAGAGTGGGTTGAGGCGAATAAGGATAGACTAGAAGAGGAGTCGTATAAGGTAGTGTTTCAAATGATGGAAGGGAGTGAATTTCTCATTTGGGCTTTCTTTTATAGAGGAGCAGAAATACACTAAtgtgtgattttttaattttggtttttaaaatacactaatgtgtgatttttttatttttttattttggtttttaaaatacactaatgtgtgatttttttatttttttatgttggtgaTACAGGAAGACCAAGATTATTATCCGGGTCGAAGAAAAAGAGGGAAAGACTATAAAGAGGGCATGGTTGGACAATGCTGCAATATCTTTCCTTGTTTATACCGTCgagtttcaaattttagttGCTGAAAGATAgtaataatggttttttttttttttttcttgcagtaTGAGCTTCCATTTTATTACCCGGGGCAGGTGAGTTCCTGAGCTTGTTCTGTTCCTtgctgattttctttttctctggaGTGCGTAATGTAGCTCATGTATAGAGCCATAATAAAGTTTCAATTGCTCGCTAAAATCTGATACATAGGACAGGAAATGTGAACTTATTTTGGATGATACATCAAAGACATGCTATACTTGTGTTAGCCTATTGAGAATTCTATACAGGATCTTGGCATGTAGATATATCCTCTTTGAGCTGCTAACAGGGACTTGCGTTGTTCTATCTATAAATTGATGATAATGTGCAGTTTGTGAAATGTCATTGCAGATCTGTGAAGGAAAAGTTACCACTATACATCTATATCAAGGAGCCTTTGTTGATGTTGGAGGTGTGCATGATGGGTAAGTATCGTCACCTTATACTTCCTAATCTGGCTTGCGGGAAGCTAGATTTTGTCACCTCCCAAGTGTTTGCTTCCCATCCATTTGCTTGAATGTCTGATTGGAGGTTCCTCATTCCAATCCACGTTCATGTCTATGAATTTCAGATGGATCCCAATTAAACGCAATGATTGGTTTTGGATTCGCCATCATATAAAAGTCGGTATGCATGTCATTGTTGAAATTCTGGTGAGCAGTGTTCTTGGCTTGCACAAATATTGGTATATATGTGAATGTTTCAAACCTGTGGATCTTGCATGTTGAGTGGCCTTGGCTATTTTGACtggttcaattttcttgcaggCAAAGCGAGATCCTTATCGTTTTCGATTTCCACTTGAAATGCGTTTTGTCTATCCTAACATAGACCATCTTATGTATGTGATTCCGTTACACTTTTGTTGCTAGTCTTGTCCTCTTAAAATTTGCAATACTTGATTCCCATGTCGTACCCAAAGTGAGTAGCTTCACATACTGGGTTACCATGTGGCCTTGCACTGTAAGCCACATGGGTTTCTCCTGTTAGAAAGAGTCTGTGGTAATAAAGTACTTCTATCTATTTCTACCAGCTAATAAGTAGTTAATGGTGCTGTTTTAGAATTTATCTATATTTATGTGCTTACCCTATGGCTTTTTGACATTTTTCATACTCTTCCAGCTTCAACAGATTTGAGTTTCCACCGGTATTTCATCGTGATGAGGATACAAACCTGGATGAATTGCGGGTCTGTAAGcttccttataaaaaaaaattgctgtcCCCTTCTGTTTCTCCTATATTTTGCCCATGATAGGCCTTTTCCAATTCAGTTCTATTCATGGTTGCCTCCTTTGATGGCATGGATAAAGTCTCCCAGGTTAACCATGGCATAGCTTGGTGCATTGTGGAATATGGGTTCACATGATGAATTACATATCATTCACATGCTTGGATGGGCAACCCATCCGTGGCAGTTTATATGGCAATGGCATATTTCATATGCTATTATTAGTTTAATGTGACTGTAGGATCTTTGAGTTGTTCTCTGAATTGCTTAATATTGGACTCAACCTTATGGTCACTGAAGGGTATTTGAATACTGTTGGATCTCCCATCTTAACCAGCTGAGTCAGTTAAAACATGGGGAAATGTAGTTTTGGAAGGTGGTTTTTTGTTACAGTAGGGGCTGGACAATCTAGTCTCAACTTCTTCATTTTGCTAGTAAATTCCTACatgtattgtattttttggaaCTTAATGTCTCTCTATTTGTCCTTCACGTGCACTTACATTTGCAGCGTGACTGTGGAAGACCTCCTGTTCCTAGGAGAGATCCTGAAGATAAACCGGAAGAGGAACCTCTATTGTCAAATCACCCTTATGTAGATAAGGTGCCTTTCTGTAGcatttttctcattattgtttttgtagCCAGTTAATGATGGTCAATTAAGGTTCAATGCCATCGGTAATCCTGTCTATTTTAAGAACTGTGTGCTGATCCTCTTTCTTATGATGGGTGAACTTGGGTATTTTATGCAGTTGTGGCAAATCCATGTTGCTGAGCAAACAATTTTGGATGATTGGGAGGCTAATCCTGAGAAATACAAGGGCAAAATGATATCCGAGTTGACTGATaatgaagattttgatgaagaaaatagcATTGAATATGGTGAAGCTTATCATAAGAAAACAGTACTGCCTAAAGTGATTCTGGTGAGGAACATTCTTTGATAATGTACACTTATTTAGTCTGTTGAACACAGCTGACATCTCTTATACCCATTTACAGAAAACGAGTGTTAAAGAACTTGACTTGGAAGCTGCCTTAGCCGAGCGTGAGGTCACGATTTTCTTGAGTTGTTTATtatctatatttaaaattttattgattgttttaaCATAGTTGGCTTCTCAATTATGATTTAACCAACGTTTATATTTCATTTGTAGATAGAACTATCTTCTATGTACATGTGTTCAATGTCTGTTTTGTCATCAACCAGGTCCCATATGGTTTACCTCTGTTTTGAAGGTCAAATTTAAAGCCAGCCATGTAATGTTTTATTGTCTCAATCCTTGGCTTGGAGAACACAGAATGAGTCTCTTGCTCCCGGTGCTTTACTTGCTATTTGCTAGTTAGATAACGCACGGCCAAGTTTCCATTCTGTTCACACATATGCCATATTCATGCAGGATAACCAACcttcaaaatagttttaatgGCTTGGCTTTTCAGTCATAACTAgaaatctattttatatattgctGTAACTTAAACTTCCACTGCAACATAATCAAAGCTCCTCGTAAATATGTCAAACTAGCTTTCtcattatacttaattttttcaatgttttctgGATGCAGTTTCATAATAAACTAAGAATGGAAGCAAAGGAAAGGGGAGAGAAATATAAAATCACCAAGCTGAGACGAAATATAGAAATGGATGAGTATGACTTGTTGCACTGGCGTCGATCATTTGAGGAAAGAGAAGCTTTGATCAGAGACATCAGCTGGTGACTCatctgtttctctctctctctctctctctctctcttggaaatattttatcatattatatttaacATATCTATGTTAGCACGAGCTCCTTCAGGCCCTTCCTGGTCAGGTTGTCTAATATAAAATCTTTAATTGAAGCATGATAATCGTCATGCTGATGTTATAAAGGATGGGTGTTAAAATCATGCTCACTGCTTTGGATTTTCTTGCTTAGAGTTGCTTGGTTCAAATTCTACACTGTGATCAGGTTGCCTGTTCCAGCCATTTTCAGGAATCAGTTCCTTGTTTTTGTATGGTTAATAATGATGCCCTCTGTCTTTGGAGCAGAACAtgagcaaataaaatttattattaatatattccAGCGGGAGTTCCTTCAATTTGATTCATGGGATCAAAACATGGCTGATTGCtacctttatatttatatatacacacgCATTTACCCTATCTTTGATTGGCTGCATCACTTCCTCTTGTTTTCTCTAACTCAAGCTGGACAATATGTCGCAGCCGTCGAGCTCTTGGTCTGCCAGTGGAAGAACCAGGAAGGTACAAGCCAGCAAGTTTTTTTGGTAAGGACCAGTATGATCCTGAAAATCCTTTATACCGGTATGACTACTGGGGAGAACCCAAGAACTCGGAAAAGAGCAAGCAAGAGAGGATGACAGAGCTTCATAACAAATCTATTGTGGGAAAGGGCAACGTTTGGTATGAAATGTCTTATGATGATGCCATCGCACAACGAATGCAAAGGGAAGCCCGTGCAAAGGAAGAGAAGCAAGGAGTGGAAGAAGATTCAGACAGAGAttatgatgatgaggatgatgacgACGATGACATTGATTTTAATCTCTTAGGTGACTTTGGTGTTGACTTGGCAAATCGCCCAGTAGTTAATGGCACTGAATCTGCTGGACTATCAGATGAGGGTATGTTTGGCAATTAACAGAAGGTGAATAACACTCACCCTAAatgaatttcatatattttacggttttttggaaaagaaaagaaggaagaacaCAAATTAACTCTACTTTTGCCATGTTTATTTAAAGTGACCAACCTTCTGGCGCAGCATATGCATAACAACCAAGTGACTTTTCATAGAGGTAGTTCTTAAGTTGTGAATAAAGCTCTGATTAATATGGTTATTCTCCCTTGAGAAACTCATTTGTAGGTCTCTGATATCGTTGCTCCATCTGGATAATGGAATCAAGTGTAATCAGTTTTTCATACCACTagattttggtttggtttggctGAAAAGAagctttattttgaaaataaagctACAGGACCCTAATGTACTGGAATTGCTGAAGATCAGCTGccataagtttaaaaattattttccgtaagtttaaaaattttaatgattcttctaccataaaaaaaaatacctgaatAAATATGAACCTGGCTTATGAGTGAACATTCACAACTCAGATGGAGTGATAATTTTGGCTGCTTCAAAACTTCTCAAGGCCCCAGGGACTTTTTGGCATAGAAGTGGCAAAGGCTCGGGCAATTTTACATGGACTTGATCTGGCTATGCAAGCTCCTGAAATTCATAAACAAGGGCAAAACAACCACTTTACTCCGTCATTATAATCCTTGTCCTTAAATTGCTTTCATGGACAACCACCAAGCCAAAATTTCCAGGATCTAAACCTTTTTGCAAGATTTTCATCGTCGTTATTTGATAAGCAAAGCTAACCAACACCATTTGAACCTCACCCTTTTGTATTTCAAATGCCCAATTGTCAAGCCTCTGAAGCTTCCTTGCCAGATGATGATTGCAGTTTAACGCTAGTCCATAAGATTCGAATCTCTTGAATAGATCAAACCGAAGTTGTTGATGATTTGCAACCATCCATTGGAGTTCGAATTTCTTCTTATATTTTGAGGAGAGACTCTAAAAATAACtgatttattttagaatttgttaTCTAGTCGTCGTGTTTGTTTACTTCTCGActcacaaatataaaaatttagatttgtttttttctagtttggtacggtgaattcattttcttttcctcgGGGTTTTGATTTTTACCAATTCCCCCCTGGAGTTCTAGAAAAGTGAGTGGCGCCATTTAGTAATTTCCCAAAATTATAGGCCCAACGAGCAATCCAAGGTCTCAAGATGAAGCCCGCTGTGAAAATAGAGATCGCACACCGTATTCCCCACACTGCTTGTGCGTCCTGCAGTTCTCAAGCGACTGCCTTTAGATCTCGCTCTCAATTTCTTTCAACTAAAGTCCCCTCCTAAAGATAAGAGAGACTTCTTTCCACGAGCTCTGACTggaccctgactaggatcaaaCCAATGTGTGTTTCTCCACTCGTTTAATCGTCGTTGTAAACCTTACAACCAAGTAATTACGCGTGTGCCTAGAGTTCTGCATCTTGTTCTCTACAGAGATGGCCTCAATTGGGATGGATCAAAGTCAAAACAGTTGGAGAGCTCAGCCCTGGACCTGCCTGCGTGATCGCTTTCAGGGATGACTTCCAGGTTACTCAGAGCATATTAGCTTCGCTTCTAAGATGCTTCCAGTACGACTATCAGGAGGTGTGCCTCAAAGTCAAAGCTAGCATTGGCTTGGAGTTGCCGCTAGTTGACGGCGAACACGCTTTTGCTAGCAGATCCTGGTGGTGCCTTGTTGCTGAGGCCTTGGGTTCctgttctctctcttttacaCCAATAAGGGGATCATCATCATgtgcagttttttttattaaaaaacaaaaaacccggCAAAGTCTACCTGTTGTAAGGTCGGGCCTCAATCTATGAAAAGCGTTCAGGTTATGCAACAAATAATTGCACACGTAACGggataccaaaaacaaatcacaagtaATAGGAAATGCAAGGAGCACAATGCCCATATCATTTCACAATTCTCCTCAGAGGTAATGCTGGGACTGAAACATTCCGATCTCAGGTATCAAAAGTAACAcaattgagaaagaagaaatgaaatgaatgcCATTAAAAGGTGCCTCAGCTTTGACTATATTACAATTCCTAGGTTAACTTACCTCCTGCCTAAGCTTCCGAGCTTGCTTTCCCCCGCCCACGCATCCCCCTACAACCCACAGAACCTAATGCCATGAACCCAAGGTTTCACTAACTCGTACAAACTagagtttctttttttacaaaactataaaattgaataaacaaAACCTCAAGCCCCGGCAAATCTTTCACTGGCAACCCACAAGTAGCCATATGCTAACACTGACAAAATGTTGTTTACCATGTTTTGAAACCGCACTCCAAACCAGTAAATAAGAACAAGGCCAAAAAAGACAAAACCCAATTAACAACTGCTTATCATGTTTCCCCTGAGAGTCTGCGGCTCATTCTTTCAAGTAGGTGAAGAGTAATCCTTGTCATAGGCTTGTCTGCCGCTGAGATATATCACAGAGGATACAGAAGATTATGCGAGCCCATAGTTCTTTGGATGCAGAAATAATCAAAGCAAAGACCTGATCAATCAATTTCTCCTTCCTCAACATCTTTTGCTCGCTCTGGTACACTAGGAGGTGGTGGTTCAACTACTTCCTCTTCCTCATCGTCGTCTTCCTTCATGTATAATCCTAGTTGCTCCAGTGGGTTACTACTTCCCTGAAGCTTGAAACTACCCAAGCAATTTTGAGAAAGATCTGGGCTTGTTTCCTCTATGAAACTTGGAAGCTGTTCATCATGGACCGTCCTAAGCATTTCTAAGTCTTCCATGAAATGACTGTTCTCGTTGATATCAACAGTCTTTTCCATCTGCAGGGAGCAAGAAGATGTTTGGTTCCATTCTAAAGAAGCTTCGGGGCTGGCTTTACATAAAATGATGTAATTTTACCTCTAACAATGCCTGACGGGCAGCTTCTCTTTCCAGTTCCCTCTTCCTTTTGGCTTCAGCAGCAGCTTCAGCTTCAGCTTTCCTTCTAGCCTCTTCAGCAGCCTTGGCTTCTGCCTGCAACCGAGCCTTTTCTGATATCACGGATTAAGAGATAAATCATTGATATTGGAAAATAACATCACGACTCAAAAATTAAGGATATGATAGATTGTGATTCCAAACCTTCCTTTTGCCTTCTT
It encodes:
- the LOC7463104 gene encoding protein PLASTID TRANSCRIPTIONALLY ACTIVE 10 gives rise to the protein MQILRTPFPLFSLPKPLNPSLKPHHKNHHQFLLLPRHPLSTTLTPPKSYSSDEFPVDETFLEKFAPKDQETEDEARRKNWIVRGWAPWEEILTPEADFAKKSLNEGEEVPLTTPEAIEAFNMLSPSYRSQKIKEMGLTEDEWYMKQFEIKGEIPDKLETEWASPLVVRQVAPRDWPPRGWEVDRKELEFIREGHKLQGVRVNLEDLENGVGVDKENMCLERYKVFLKQYEEWVEANKDRLEEESYKEDQDYYPGRRKRGKDYKEGMYELPFYYPGQICEGKVTTIHLYQGAFVDVGGVHDGWIPIKRNDWFWIRHHIKVGMHVIVEILAKRDPYRFRFPLEMRFVYPNIDHLIFNRFEFPPVFHRDEDTNLDELRRDCGRPPVPRRDPEDKPEEEPLLSNHPYVDKLWQIHVAEQTILDDWEANPEKYKGKMISELTDNEDFDEENSIEYGEAYHKKTVLPKVILKTSVKELDLEAALAEREFHNKLRMEAKERGEKYKITKLRRNIEMDEYDLLHWRRSFEEREALIRDISCRRALGLPVEEPGRYKPASFFGKDQYDPENPLYRYDYWGEPKNSEKSKQERMTELHNKSIVGKGNVWYEMSYDDAIAQRMQREARAKEEKQGVEEDSDRDYDDEDDDDDDIDFNLLGDFGVDLANRPVVNGTESAGLSDEGMFGN